The genomic region TATCCCCCGAAGGTGATGCAACAAATACTCTATATCCTTTTTTGCTCCCACCTTGTCTTCTTTAATTTTTTTGAACGGTTGCTCTCTCTGTATATAGCTATCCAAGTTTTGCACCCCCTTGGTCCATATCTCGTCCATCGCCCGATCAATCTGAAAATTCTCAAGATACTCATCGGTATGCGGTTGCGGATAAAGCCCCTCCAACGTTAACGCCCGGGTATCTTCTGTAGCCTTAATATCATACGACGTAGCCATTTTCATTATGCGGCTTGTGAGATTGCCGAGCCCATTGGCTAAATTGGCATTATAGACCTCTTTAAAATGCTCCTCGGTAAAATCTCCATCTTCAAACGGAGTAATTTCGCGCGCCAGATAGTAGCGGAGCGCGTCAACGCCATATTCTTTGACAATATCAGTCGGACTGACGACATTTCCCACGCTTTTGCTCATTTTCTTCCCCCCGCTGGTAATAAAGCCGTGGATGATGATTTGTTTTGAGGGCGGAAGATTGGCCGACATAAGCATTGCCTGCCACATCGCCGCTTGTTGGCGCAAATTGTCTTTCCCCGCCATTTGGACAACCGGCCACCATTTTTCAAATTTCTCTTGGTCGTCGGGCCACCCGATAGCGGAAACGTAGTTCACGAGCGCGTCAAACCACACATACATCACATGTTCTTCGTCCCCGGGCACCCCTATCCCCCAAGCCATCTTCTCCTTGAGTCGCGAAATGCTGAAATCTTGCAGTCCGCGTTGTACGAATTTTGTTATTTCCGTGCGGCGCGTAGAGGGCAGTATGAAGTCGGGGTTGTCGCCATAGAGCTTCAGCAGGCGTTCTTGATACTTTGAAAAGCGGAAAAAGTAGTTCTCTTCCTCGCGCAATTGAATCTCCGTGCCGGGATGTATGGGGCATCTCCCTTCCAGAAGCTCGGAATCGGACTTTTCCAGCTCGCATCCGACGCAATATTTTACCGTGTAGAGTTTTTTGTAGATATCGCCCTGTGCCTCACAGCGCTTCCAAAACTCCTCTGCGGCCGCTTTGTGATGCGCATCGGTCGTGCGGATGAAATTGGTATAAGAAATAGCGAGCATATCGGCGAATTGCCTGAAGCGCGCGGCGTAATGATCCGCGTGCTCTTGCGGTCCTTTGCCTTCCAAAACGGCTTTCTCCAGTATCTTCTGCCCGTGCTCATCCGTACCGATGTTGAAGAACACCTCTTGTCCCAAAAGGCGCTTATAGCGCGCGATGATATCCGCATGCACAAATTCAAGCGCATGACCCAAATGCGGGTCGGCGTTTACATACGGAAGTGTTGTGGTGATGTAAAAAGTATTTTTCATGGCACTTTATACGAACGTAACGAAAGCCTACGAATTGCGGCGCATTCGCATGAAATGAGCAGGGTGCAGCTTTACTTTTCGCTGCTTGAAAGCTTCTGTTTTTCTCTCTGGATATCGTTCGTGAATTCAATGATCACTGCGGCAATGGGCGCTGAAAGAAGGATTCCCAGGAAACCGGCAAGCTGCCCGCCGATGATCAACGCCAGGATAACGAGCAGTGGCGGAACACCAACCACCTTGCGCACCACCAGAGGATAGATGAGGTGATTTTCAAATTGCTGGATGATGACATAGAGGCCGATCACCATAAAGCCGAGCGTTGGACCGTCAAGGAAACCCAATAATACCGCCGGTACCGCCGCGATGATTGGTCCAAATATCGGAATAAGTTCCGCAACAGCGGCAAAGATCGCCAAAGTGAACGCGTATTTGACGCCAAGGATCGTGAGGCCGAGATAGACCAGAACGCCGATCAAAAGCCCTAATAAGAGCTGTCCTTGCATCCATTTCCCGATTTTCGCCTGCGAACGCTTCCAGAGATCAACAACATATTTTTCATGCTTGTCAGGAACGATGATCTGCAGGAAGTTTTCTATGCCGCGCTCCTGAACCGCCAAGTAGAACGAAATGATAATAA from Patescibacteria group bacterium harbors:
- a CDS encoding AI-2E family transporter, with protein sequence MNEKNIIINISSGTFLRAILLGLLFVLLYILRDLVLVLLTSVVIASAIEPATRWFAKYRIPRIPAVIFVYVFIVAFIVMVLYLFIPPFLNEFSSLSSSLPQYLESINIINPITGSGAEGLVSGLSQTFSLGEAIKGVQGAIAGFSSNVFQTLSAVFGGVFSFILIIIISFYLAVQERGIENFLQIIVPDKHEKYVVDLWKRSQAKIGKWMQGQLLLGLLIGVLVYLGLTILGVKYAFTLAIFAAVAELIPIFGPIIAAVPAVLLGFLDGPTLGFMVIGLYVIIQQFENHLIYPLVVRKVVGVPPLLVILALIIGGQLAGFLGILLSAPIAAVIIEFTNDIQREKQKLSSSEK
- the metG gene encoding methionine--tRNA ligase; amino-acid sequence: MKNTFYITTTLPYVNADPHLGHALEFVHADIIARYKRLLGQEVFFNIGTDEHGQKILEKAVLEGKGPQEHADHYAARFRQFADMLAISYTNFIRTTDAHHKAAAEEFWKRCEAQGDIYKKLYTVKYCVGCELEKSDSELLEGRCPIHPGTEIQLREEENYFFRFSKYQERLLKLYGDNPDFILPSTRRTEITKFVQRGLQDFSISRLKEKMAWGIGVPGDEEHVMYVWFDALVNYVSAIGWPDDQEKFEKWWPVVQMAGKDNLRQQAAMWQAMLMSANLPPSKQIIIHGFITSGGKKMSKSVGNVVSPTDIVKEYGVDALRYYLAREITPFEDGDFTEEHFKEVYNANLANGLGNLTSRIMKMATSYDIKATEDTRALTLEGLYPQPHTDEYLENFQIDRAMDEIWTKGVQNLDSYIQREQPFKKIKEDKVGAKKDIEYLLHHLRGIALRLYPFMPETAKKIDDAVMNHLMPEPLFLRK